In a single window of the Botrytis cinerea B05.10 chromosome 10, complete sequence genome:
- the Bcpdx1 gene encoding Bcpdx1, translating to MASFATACRVSARLTARGLRQDATARGLRTSAACLAAQNFTMPALSPTMTEGNIAKWNVKEGDSFAAGDVLLEIETDKASMDVEAQDDGIMAKITMGDGSKGIKVGTRIGVLAESGDDLSSLEIPAEASAAPPSPKEEASKPSPAKSSESQAEAPPTSKPSAETSAPAKKSAGKAKKQTYPLLPSVEHLIHARGLDASDIEKMVPSGPNNRLLKGDVLAYLGSISSSYPTELSQKIAKLSHLDLSNIKIAPPKAVKPAKKDTPAPKPITFHRVAHTISMKAAVEVQQRIQSTLGVFIPLSTFIERAADVANDDLPRPKNYKPTSDELFDSVLGLDKVNSANGVRGNFLPESGAALRQGAQALQSSKRNSNIDVYDFLSGLTRAAPVKRSAPKPEPVAADEFWVTIPETDMEAASIFMQRFKLVLEQEPGRLIL from the exons ATGGCATCTTTTGCGACAGCTTGTCGTGTATCTGCTAGACTTACTGCTAGGGGATTGCGACAGGATGCCACTGCCAGAG GACTCAGGACTTCTGCGGCATGTCTAGCTGCCCAGAACTTCACGATGCCGGCTCTTTCTCCTACGATGACCGAGGGAAATATTGCAAAGTGGAATGTTAAGGAGGGAGACTCATTTGCGGCTGGCGATGTCTTACTCGAGATCGAAACTGATAAGGCTTCAATGGATGTGGAAGCCCAGGACGATGGTATTATGGCAAAGATTACAATGGGCGATGGCAGCAAGGGAATCAAGGTTGGCACAAGAATCGGTGTTCTCGCAGAATCTGGAGATGATTTGAGTTCATTGGAAATACCAGCTGAAGCCAGTGCTGCCCCTCCATCGCCAAAAGAAGAGGCCTCGAAGCCAAGCCCTGCAAAGTCCTCAGAATCACAAGCCGAAGCTCCTCCTACCTCGAAGCCTTCCGCCGAGACCTCCGCTCCCGCAAAGAAATCGGCaggaaaagcaaagaaacaaacataCCCTCTACTTCCTTCAGTCGAACATTTGATTCACGCACGTGGACTAGATGCatctgatattgaaaagatggTTCCCAGTGGACCAAATAATCGACTATTGAAAGGAGATGTTCTAGCATATTTGGGCTCAATATCTTCCTCATACCCTACCGAACTTTCGCAAAAGATTGCCAAACTCTCCCACCTCGACCTCAGCAATATTAAGATTGCTCCTCCCAAGGCAGTTAAGCCAGCCAAGAAGGATACACCAGCACCAAAACCAATCACATTCCATCGTGTCGCACACACTATCTCTATGAAAGCAGCCGTAGAGGTTCAACAGAGGATACAATCTACACTTGGTGTATTCATACCCCTCTCAACATTCATTGAGCGTGCAGCAGATGTCGCAAATGATGACCTTCCCCGCCCAAAGAACTACAAACCCACATCCGATGAACTTTTTGACTCCGTTCTCGGGCTTGACAAAGTTAACTCAGCAAATGGGGTTAGAGGAAACTTTTTACCGGAGAGCGGTGCTGCACTTCGCCAAGGTGCCCAAGCATTACAATCATCGAAAAGGAACAGTAACATCGATGTCTATGACTTCTTGTCAGGTCTTACAAGGGCGGCACCAGTCAAACGCTCGGCACCAAAACCGGAGCCAGTTGCAGCAGATGAGTTCTGGGTGACAATTCCAGAAACTGACATGGAGGCTGCGTCAATCTTCATGCAGAGATTCAAGCTTGTCTTGGAACAGGAGCCCGGGAGGTTGATTCTGTAA